In Mastomys coucha isolate ucsf_1 unplaced genomic scaffold, UCSF_Mcou_1 pScaffold5, whole genome shotgun sequence, one genomic interval encodes:
- the Gabra6 gene encoding gamma-aminobutyric acid receptor subunit alpha-6 isoform X3, with translation MVLLFPCLFVSLWLGNAQTQLEDEGNFYSENVSRILDNLLEGYDNRLRPGFGGAVTEVKTDIYVTSFGPVSDVEMTWTDERLKFKGPAEILSLNNLMVSKIWTPDTFFRNGKKSIAHNMTTPNKLFRLMQNGTILYTMRLTINADCPMRLVNFPMDGHACPLKFGSYAYPKSEIIYTWKKGPLYSVEVPEESSSLLQYDLIGQTVSSETIKSNTGEYVIMTVYFHLQRKMGYFMIQIYTPCIMTVILSQVSFWINKESVPARTVFGITTVLTMTTLSISARHSLPKVSYATAMDWFIAVCFAFVFSALIEFAAVNYFTNLQSQKAERRAQTAATPPVAKSKATESPEDEIVVHSDSKYHLKKRISSLTLPIVPSSEASKVLNRTPILQSTPVSPPLLLPSIGGTSKIDQYSRILFPVAFAGFNLVYWIVYLSKDTMEVSSTVE, from the exons ATGGTGTTGCTTTTCCCCTGCCTCTTCGTTAGTCTATg GCTAGGAAATGCCCAAACTCAACTTGAAGATGAAGGCAACTTCTACTCTGAAAATGTCAGTCGGATTCTTGACAACTTGCTGGAAGGCTATGACAACCGTCTACGGCCGGGATTTGGAG GTGCTGTAACAGAAGTCAAAACAGACATCTATGTGACCAGCTTTGGGCCTGTGTCAGATGTGGAGATG ACTTGGACTGATGAGAGGCTGAAGTTTAAAGGCCCTGCTGAGATTCTGAGCTTAAATAACTTGATGGTCAGTAAGATCTGGACCCCTGACACTTTTTTCCGGAATGGGAAAAAGTCAATTGCTCACAACATGACCACCCCTAACAAGCTCTTCCGATTAATGCAGAATGGAACGATCCTGTACACCATGAG GCTTACCATCAACGCCGATTGTCCCATGAGACTGGTTAACTTCCCTATGGATGGGCACGCTTGTCCACTCAAGTTTGGGAGCT ATGCTTACCCTAAAAGTGAAATCATATATACATGGAAAAAAGGACCACTTTACTCAGTAGAAGTTCCAGAAGAATCTTCTAGCCTCCTCCAGTATGATTTGATTGGGCAAACAGTTTCTAGTGAGACTATTAAATCTAACACTg GTGAATATGTAATAATGACAGTCTATTTCCACTTGCAAAGGAAGATGGGCTACTTCATGATCCAGATATACACTCCGTGCATCATGACAGTCATTCTTTCTCAAGTATCTTTTTGGATTAATAAGGAGTCTGTCCCAGCAAGAACAGTCTTTG GAATCACCACTGTTTTAACCATGACCACCTTAAGCATCAGTGCTCGGCACTCTCTACCCAAAGTGTCCTATGCAACCGCCATGGACTGGTTCATAGCTGTatgctttgcttttgtcttttctgCTCTCATTGAATTTGCAGCTGTCAACTACTTCACCAATCTCCAGTCACAGAAGGCTGAAAGGCGGGCGCAAACTGCAGCCACGCCCCCTGTGGCAAAGTCAAAAGCAACTGAATCGCCGGAAGATGAGATTGTTGTG CATTCTGACTCCAAGTACCATCTGAAGAAGAGAATCAGCTCTCTGACTTTGCCAATTGTTCCGTCTTCTGAGGCCAGCAAAGTCCTCAATAGAACACCCATCTTACAATCAACACCTGTCTCCCCCCCATTGCTCTTACCATCCATTGGGGGCACCAGCAAAATAGATCAGTATTCTCGAATTCTCTTCCCAGTAGCATTTGCAGGGTTCAACCTTGTGTACTGGATAGTTTACCTTTCCAAAGATACAATGGAAGTGAGCAGTACTGTCGAGTAA
- the Gabra6 gene encoding gamma-aminobutyric acid receptor subunit alpha-6 isoform X1, producing MVLLFPCLFVSLWLGNAQTQLEDEGNFYSENVSRILDNLLEGYDNRLRPGFGGAVTEVKTDIYVTSFGPVSDVEMEYTMDVFFRQTWTDERLKFKGPAEILSLNNLMVSKIWTPDTFFRNGKKSIAHNMTTPNKLFRLMQNGTILYTMRLTINADCPMRLVNFPMDGHACPLKFGSYAYPKSEIIYTWKKGPLYSVEVPEESSSLLQYDLIGQTVSSETIKSNTGEYVIMTVYFHLQRKMGYFMIQIYTPCIMTVILSQVSFWINKESVPARTVFGITTVLTMTTLSISARHSLPKVSYATAMDWFIAVCFAFVFSALIEFAAVNYFTNLQSQKAERRAQTAATPPVAKSKATESPEDEIVVHSDSKYHLKKRISSLTLPIVPSSEASKVLNRTPILQSTPVSPPLLLPSIGGTSKIDQYSRILFPVAFAGFNLVYWIVYLSKDTMEVSSTVE from the exons ATGGTGTTGCTTTTCCCCTGCCTCTTCGTTAGTCTATg GCTAGGAAATGCCCAAACTCAACTTGAAGATGAAGGCAACTTCTACTCTGAAAATGTCAGTCGGATTCTTGACAACTTGCTGGAAGGCTATGACAACCGTCTACGGCCGGGATTTGGAG GTGCTGTAACAGAAGTCAAAACAGACATCTATGTGACCAGCTTTGGGCCTGTGTCAGATGTGGAGATG GAGTATACAATGGATGTTTTCTTCCGCCAGACTTGGACTGATGAGAGGCTGAAGTTTAAAGGCCCTGCTGAGATTCTGAGCTTAAATAACTTGATGGTCAGTAAGATCTGGACCCCTGACACTTTTTTCCGGAATGGGAAAAAGTCAATTGCTCACAACATGACCACCCCTAACAAGCTCTTCCGATTAATGCAGAATGGAACGATCCTGTACACCATGAG GCTTACCATCAACGCCGATTGTCCCATGAGACTGGTTAACTTCCCTATGGATGGGCACGCTTGTCCACTCAAGTTTGGGAGCT ATGCTTACCCTAAAAGTGAAATCATATATACATGGAAAAAAGGACCACTTTACTCAGTAGAAGTTCCAGAAGAATCTTCTAGCCTCCTCCAGTATGATTTGATTGGGCAAACAGTTTCTAGTGAGACTATTAAATCTAACACTg GTGAATATGTAATAATGACAGTCTATTTCCACTTGCAAAGGAAGATGGGCTACTTCATGATCCAGATATACACTCCGTGCATCATGACAGTCATTCTTTCTCAAGTATCTTTTTGGATTAATAAGGAGTCTGTCCCAGCAAGAACAGTCTTTG GAATCACCACTGTTTTAACCATGACCACCTTAAGCATCAGTGCTCGGCACTCTCTACCCAAAGTGTCCTATGCAACCGCCATGGACTGGTTCATAGCTGTatgctttgcttttgtcttttctgCTCTCATTGAATTTGCAGCTGTCAACTACTTCACCAATCTCCAGTCACAGAAGGCTGAAAGGCGGGCGCAAACTGCAGCCACGCCCCCTGTGGCAAAGTCAAAAGCAACTGAATCGCCGGAAGATGAGATTGTTGTG CATTCTGACTCCAAGTACCATCTGAAGAAGAGAATCAGCTCTCTGACTTTGCCAATTGTTCCGTCTTCTGAGGCCAGCAAAGTCCTCAATAGAACACCCATCTTACAATCAACACCTGTCTCCCCCCCATTGCTCTTACCATCCATTGGGGGCACCAGCAAAATAGATCAGTATTCTCGAATTCTCTTCCCAGTAGCATTTGCAGGGTTCAACCTTGTGTACTGGATAGTTTACCTTTCCAAAGATACAATGGAAGTGAGCAGTACTGTCGAGTAA
- the Gabra6 gene encoding gamma-aminobutyric acid receptor subunit alpha-6 isoform X2, which translates to MRNMKGLEDFSRNAQTQLEDEGNFYSENVSRILDNLLEGYDNRLRPGFGGAVTEVKTDIYVTSFGPVSDVEMEYTMDVFFRQTWTDERLKFKGPAEILSLNNLMVSKIWTPDTFFRNGKKSIAHNMTTPNKLFRLMQNGTILYTMRLTINADCPMRLVNFPMDGHACPLKFGSYAYPKSEIIYTWKKGPLYSVEVPEESSSLLQYDLIGQTVSSETIKSNTGEYVIMTVYFHLQRKMGYFMIQIYTPCIMTVILSQVSFWINKESVPARTVFGITTVLTMTTLSISARHSLPKVSYATAMDWFIAVCFAFVFSALIEFAAVNYFTNLQSQKAERRAQTAATPPVAKSKATESPEDEIVVHSDSKYHLKKRISSLTLPIVPSSEASKVLNRTPILQSTPVSPPLLLPSIGGTSKIDQYSRILFPVAFAGFNLVYWIVYLSKDTMEVSSTVE; encoded by the exons ATGAGGAATATGAAGGGTTTGGAAGATTTCTCCA GAAATGCCCAAACTCAACTTGAAGATGAAGGCAACTTCTACTCTGAAAATGTCAGTCGGATTCTTGACAACTTGCTGGAAGGCTATGACAACCGTCTACGGCCGGGATTTGGAG GTGCTGTAACAGAAGTCAAAACAGACATCTATGTGACCAGCTTTGGGCCTGTGTCAGATGTGGAGATG GAGTATACAATGGATGTTTTCTTCCGCCAGACTTGGACTGATGAGAGGCTGAAGTTTAAAGGCCCTGCTGAGATTCTGAGCTTAAATAACTTGATGGTCAGTAAGATCTGGACCCCTGACACTTTTTTCCGGAATGGGAAAAAGTCAATTGCTCACAACATGACCACCCCTAACAAGCTCTTCCGATTAATGCAGAATGGAACGATCCTGTACACCATGAG GCTTACCATCAACGCCGATTGTCCCATGAGACTGGTTAACTTCCCTATGGATGGGCACGCTTGTCCACTCAAGTTTGGGAGCT ATGCTTACCCTAAAAGTGAAATCATATATACATGGAAAAAAGGACCACTTTACTCAGTAGAAGTTCCAGAAGAATCTTCTAGCCTCCTCCAGTATGATTTGATTGGGCAAACAGTTTCTAGTGAGACTATTAAATCTAACACTg GTGAATATGTAATAATGACAGTCTATTTCCACTTGCAAAGGAAGATGGGCTACTTCATGATCCAGATATACACTCCGTGCATCATGACAGTCATTCTTTCTCAAGTATCTTTTTGGATTAATAAGGAGTCTGTCCCAGCAAGAACAGTCTTTG GAATCACCACTGTTTTAACCATGACCACCTTAAGCATCAGTGCTCGGCACTCTCTACCCAAAGTGTCCTATGCAACCGCCATGGACTGGTTCATAGCTGTatgctttgcttttgtcttttctgCTCTCATTGAATTTGCAGCTGTCAACTACTTCACCAATCTCCAGTCACAGAAGGCTGAAAGGCGGGCGCAAACTGCAGCCACGCCCCCTGTGGCAAAGTCAAAAGCAACTGAATCGCCGGAAGATGAGATTGTTGTG CATTCTGACTCCAAGTACCATCTGAAGAAGAGAATCAGCTCTCTGACTTTGCCAATTGTTCCGTCTTCTGAGGCCAGCAAAGTCCTCAATAGAACACCCATCTTACAATCAACACCTGTCTCCCCCCCATTGCTCTTACCATCCATTGGGGGCACCAGCAAAATAGATCAGTATTCTCGAATTCTCTTCCCAGTAGCATTTGCAGGGTTCAACCTTGTGTACTGGATAGTTTACCTTTCCAAAGATACAATGGAAGTGAGCAGTACTGTCGAGTAA